A region from the Gossypium hirsutum isolate 1008001.06 chromosome A08, Gossypium_hirsutum_v2.1, whole genome shotgun sequence genome encodes:
- the LOC107930491 gene encoding brefeldin A-inhibited guanine nucleotide-exchange protein 2: MASAEADSRISLLVVPALEKIIKNASWRKHSKLSHECKSILKTLTSPSPPPPPSSPSPSDSEPENSIPGPINDGGQVEYSLAESESILSPLINACATSFNKIVDPAVDCIQKIIAHGYLRGEADPTGGPEAQLLSKLIESVCKCHAVGDESIELLVLKTLLTAVTSISLRIHGDCLLQTVRTCYDIYLGTKNAVNQTTAKATLIQMLVVVFRRMEADSSTVPVQPIVVAELMGPIEKSDADGSMIHFVQGFITKIMQDIDGVFNPATPSKVSLGGHDGAFDTTTVETTNPTDLLDSTDKDMLDAKYWEISMYKTALEGRKGELADEEAERDDDLEVQIGNKLRRDAFLVFRALCKLSMKTPPKEALADPQLLRGKIVALELLKIFLENAGAAFRTSERFLGAIKQYLCLSLLKNSASTLIIVFQLSCSIFISLVSRFRAGLKAEIGVFFPMIVLRVLENVAQPNFQQKMIVLRFLDKLCVDSQILVDIFINYDCDVNSSNIFERMVNGLLKTAQGVPPGTATTLLPPQQATMKFEAMKCLVAILKSMGGWMNKQLRIPDPYSTKRFEAAENSLEPGTVSLENGNGDEPVEGSDSQSEAINESSEILTIEQRRAYKLELLEGISLFNRKPEKGIEFLIKARKVGNSPEEIAAFLKNTSGLKKTLIGDYLGEREDLPLKVMHAYVDSFDFQGMEFDEAIRAFLPGFRLPGEAQKIDRIMEKFAERYCKCNPKAFISADTAYVLAYSVIMLNTDAHNPMVKNKMSADDFIRNNRGIDDGKDLPEEYLSSLFERISRNEIKMKDDDLSMQQKQSMNSNRILGLDNILNIVIRKSDEDEHMETSDDFIRHMQEQFKEKARKSESVYYAATDVVILRFMVEASWAPMLAAFSVPLDQSDDEAVTALCIEGFRCAIHVTAVMSMKTHRDAFLTSLAKFTSLHSPADIRQKNIDAIKAIATIADEDGNYLQEAWEHILTCVSRFEHLHLLGEGAPPDATFFSFSQNESEKSKQAKSSGLPVIRKKGSGRIHYAAAAVMRGSYDSAGIGGNTGAITSEQMNNLVSNLDMLEQVGSSEMNRIFTRSQKLNSEAIIDFVKALCKVSMEELRSTSDPRVFSLTKLLSDRHYNMNRIRLVWSSIWLVLSDFFVTIGCSENLSIAIFAMDSLRQLSMKFLEREELANYNFQNEFMKPFVIAMQKSSAVEIRELIIRCVSQMVSSRVNNVKSGWKSMFMVFTTAAYDNHKNIVLLAFEVTEKIIRDYFPYITETETTTFTDCVNCLIAFTNNRFNKDISLNAIAFLRFCATKLAEGDLSYASIKTDKESGNTSQSSPSKGKDGKQENGEMIDKDDHLYFWLPLLAGLSKLGFDPRPEIRESALQVLFETLSNHSHLFSLPLWEKVFESVLFPIFEYVRHAIDPSGGDPPEQGIDSEMSEIDQDAWLYETCTLALQLLVDLFASFYNTVNPLLPKVLSLLVSFIKRPHQSLAGIGIAAFVRLMTNSGYVFLEEKWLEVVSSIREAVNATLPDFSYFVSGDIMLEGDGNVLNDQSNKASHGSDMARDDSESLGKQRLYASLSDTKCRAAIQLLLIQATMEIYNINRTRISAKNILVLVDAMHDVASHAHGINNDTILRTKLQEFGRMTQMQDPPLLRLENESYQFCLTFLHNLILDRPPSFEEAEIKSHLVGLCQEVLLFYIESACSGQTSVTSADGQTQWMIPLGSGKRKELAARAPLVVVTLQTICSLGDTLFEKNLAKFFPLLSNLISCEHGSNEVQAALSDMLNSSVGPLLLQSC; encoded by the exons ATGGCTTCTGCGGAAGCCGATTCCCGCATTAGCCTATTGGTAGTCCCGGCGCTAGAGAAGATAATAAAAAACGCTTCGTGGCGGAAGCACTCGAAACTGTCTCATGAATGCAAATCGATTCTCAAGACACTCACTTCTCCTTCGCCTCCGCCTCCGCCTTCGTCTCCGTCTCCGTCGGATTCGGAGCCGGAAAACTCGATCCCTGGACCAATCAATGATGGCGGCCAAGTAGAGTATTCACTCGCTGAATCGGAGTCTATTCTCAGTCCTCTGATCAATGCTTGTGCAACCTCTTTCAACAAGATCGTCGATCCCGCCGTTGATTGCATTCAGAAGATAATTGCACACGGGTACCTGCGAGGCGAAGCGGACCCCACAGGAGGCCCCGAGGCTCAGCTGTTATCCAAATTGATTGAATCCGTGTGTAAATGCCATGCTGTAGGTGATGAATCCATTGAATTGCTGGTATTGAAAACGCTTTTAACCGCGGTAACTTCCATCTCATTGCGAATTCACGGTGACTGTTTGTTGCAAACTGTGAGGACTTGTTATGATATatacttagggaccaaaaatgcGGTTAATCAAACGACTGCGAAAGCTACTTTGATTCAAATGTTAGTTGTTGTCTTTAGGAGAATGGAGGCTGATTCTTCAACGGTTCCGGTTCAGCCAATTGTAGTGGCTGAATTGATGGGACCAATTGAGAAATCGGATGCTGATGGATCAATGATTCACTTTGTTCAAGGGTTTATAACTAAAATCATGCAGGACATTGATGGAGTGTTTAATCCAGCGACACCAAGTAAGGTTTCTTTAGGAGGCCATGATGGCGCATTTGACACTACTACTGTTGAAACCACTAATCCTACTGATTTGCTGGATTCTACTGATAAGGATATGTTGGATGCAAAATATTGGGAGATTAGTATGTATAAGACAGCACTGGAAGGGAGGAAAGGAGAGTTGGCGGATGAGGAAGCAGAGAGAGACGATGATTTGGAGGTTCAGATTGGGAATAAGTTAAGGCGGGATGCGTTTTTGGTGTTCAGAGCACTTTGCAAGTTGTCGATGAAGACACCACCTAAAGAGGCTTTGGCGGATCCCCAGTTGTTGAGAGGGAAGATTGTGGCACTGGAATTGTTGAAGATTTTTTTGGAGAATGCTGGAGCTGCTTTTAGAACAAGTGAAAG GTTTTTAGGAGCCATTAAGCAGTACTTGTGTCTGTCACTGTTGAAGAACAGTGCTTCAACTCTTATAATCGTTTTCCAGCTTTCTTGCTCCATTTTCATTAGTCTGGTGTCGAGGTTTCGAGCTGGCTTGAAAGCCGAGATCGGAGTATTTTTTCCTATGATTGTTCTGAGGGTCTTGGAAAATGTTGCTCAACCTAATTTTCAGCAAAAGATGATAGTTCTCCGTTTTCTGGATAAACTTTGTGTTGATTCACAAATCTTAGTAGATATCTTTATTAACTATGATTGTGATGTCAATTCGTCAAACATATTTGAGAG AATGGTCAATGGACTCCTGAAAACAGCTCAAGGTGTTCCTCCTGGTACAGCGACAACACTATTGCCTCCCCAGCAAGCAACCATGAAATTTGAAGCTATGAAATGTCTAGTGGCTATTTTGAAATCAATGGGAGGCTGGATGAACAAACAGTTGCGCATTCCAGATCCTTATTCTACCAAGAGATTTGAAGCAGCTGAGAACAGTCTTGAACCTGGAACTGTCTCCTTGGAAAATGGGAATGGGGATGAGCCTGTTGAAGGGTCAGATTCTCAATCTGAAGCCATTAACGAGTCTTCTGAAATTTTAACAATTGAGCAGCGTCGAGCTTACAAGCTTGAACTTCTG GAAGGTATATCTCTTTTTAATCGGAAGCCtgaaaaaggaattgaatttCTAATCAAAGCAAGAAAGGTTGGTAACTCCCCGGAGGAGATAGCGGCTTTTCTTAAAAATACATCTGGTCTGAAGAAAACGTTGATTGGTGATTATCTCGGAGAAAGGGAAGATTTGCCACTGAAAGTGATGCATGCCTATGTTGACTCCTTTGACTTTCAAGGCATGGAGTTTGATGAGGCAATCCGAGCCTTTTTGCCAGGTTTTAGGTTGCCTGGTGAGGCACAAAAGATTGATCGAATCATGGAAAAGTTTGCTGAGCGTTATTGCAAATGTAACCCTAAGGCTTTCATCAGTGCTGATACTGCATATGTCCTCGCTTACTCTGTCATAATGCTCAATACTGATGCTCATAACCCTATGGTTAAGAACAAG ATGTCAGCTGATGATTTCATAAGAAACAATCGTGGCATAGATGATGGAAAAGATTTGCCAGAAGAATACTTAAGCTCATTATTTGAACGGATATCAAGAAATGAGATCAAAATGAAAGATGATGATTTGTCTATGCAACAGAAACAGTCAATGAATTCCAACAGAATTTTAGGTCTGGACAATATCTTGAATATTGTGATACGCAAGAGTGATGAAGACGAGCATATGGAGACCAGTGATGATTTTATCAGGCACATGCAAGAACAATTTAAAGAAAAAGCTCGCAAATCTGA GTCAGTTTATTATGCAGCCACAGATGTGGTGATTCTGAGATTCATGGTTGAGGCAAGCTGGGCTCCTATGTTGGCTGCGTTCAGTGTGCCTCTTGACCAAAGTGATGATGAAGCAGTAACAGCATTGTGTATTGAAGGCTTCCGCTGTGCAATACATGTCACTGCTGTGATGTCCATGAAGACTCATAGAGATGCATTTCTGACTTCATTAGCTAAGTTTACTTCACTCCACTCTCCAGCAGATATAAGGCAGAAAAATATAGATGCAATCAAG GCAATAGCTACAATTGCAGATGAAGATGGAAATTATTTACAAGAGGCTTGGGAGCATATTTTGACATGTGTGTCACGGTTTGAACATTTGCATCTATTGGGAGAGGGTGCTCCTCCGGATGccactttcttttccttttctcagAATGAATCAGAAAAATCTAAGCAAGCTAAGTCATCTGGCCTTCCTGTTATAAGGAAGAAGGGTTCAGGAAGAATTCATTATGCTGCTGCTGCTGTGATGAGGGGCTCATATGATAGTGCTGGTATTGGAGGTAATACTGGGGCAATCACATCTGAACAGATgaacaatttagtctctaatctCGACATGTTAGAACAAGTTGGAAGCTCTGAAATGAATCGTATATTCACACGTAGTCAAAAATTGAATAGCGAGGCTATAATAGACTTTGTTAAGGCTCTTTGCAAGGTGTCCATGGAGGAATTGAGATCTACATCTGACCCTCGGGTTTTTAGCCTAACAAAATTGTTGAG TGACAGGCACTATAACATGAACCGGATTCGGCTTGTATGGTCAAGCATCTGGCTTGTACTCTCTGATTTCTTTGTGACCATTGGCTGTTCTGAAAACCTGTCAATTGCGATTTTTGCGATGGACTCTTTACGGCAGCTATCAATGAAATTTTTGGAGCGAGAGGAGTTGGCTAATTACAATTTCCAAAATGAATTTATGAAGCCTTTTGTTATTGCAATGCAGAAGAGTAGTGCTGTTGAAATCCGAGAATTAATCATCAGATGTGTCTCACAAATGGTGTCATCTCGAGTCAATAATGTCAAATCAGGGTGGAAGAGCATGTTCATG GTTTTCACCACTGCAGCTTATGACAACCACAAAAACATTGTACTACTAGCCTTTGAAGTAACAGAAAAGATAATTCGAGACTATTTCCCATACATAACCGAAACTGAAACAACCACATTCACAGATTGTGTGAATTGCCTAATTGCATTCACCAACAATCGATTCAACAAGGATATTAGTCTCAATGCAATTGCTTTTCTGCGATTCTGTGCCACAAAACTTGCTGAAGGGGATCTCAGCTACGCATCTATCAAAACTGATAAGGAATCAGGGAATACTTCTCAATCTTCACCTAGCAAGGGAAAGGACGGAAAACAAGAAAACGGAGAGATGATTGATAAGGATGATCATCTCTATTTTTGGTTACCTTTGTTGGCTG GTTTATCAAAACTTGGCTTTGACCCTAGACCGGAAATTAGGGAGAGTGCTTTACAAGTGCTGTTTGAAACTTTGAGCAACCATAGTCACCTCTTCTCACTACCATTATGGGAAAAGGTGTTTGAATCTGTCCTTTTTCCAATATTTGAATACGTACGCCATGCTATCGATCCATCAGGTGGTGACCCACCTGAGCAGGGAATTGATAGTGAAATGAGTGAGATTGATCAAGATGCATGGCTCTATGAGACGTGCACCCTGGCACTTCAACTGCTTGTAGATCTTTTCGCGAGTTTTTATAATACTGTCAATCCACTTTTACCGAAGGTACTCTCTTTACTTGTAAGTTTTATCAAGCGTCCTCACCAAAGCCTAGCTGGAATCGGGATTGCTGCATTTGTACGTTTGATGACCAATTCTGGTTATGTTTTCCTCGAGGAGAAGTGGCTGGAAGTAGTTTCTTCAATAAGAGAAGCCGTTAATGCAACACTTCCTGATTTCTCGTACTTCGTTAGTGGGGATATCATGCTTGAAGGCGATGGAAATGTATTGAATGACCAAAGCAATAAGGCTTCCCATGGTTCTGACATGGCTCGTGATGATTCAGAGAGCCTAGGAAAGCAACGTCTTTATGCTTCTTTATCTGATACGAAGTGCCGAGCTGCTATTCAGCTTTTGTTGATTCAG GCAACGATGGAAATTTACAACATCAATCGAACTCGCATATCAGCTAAGAACATCTTAGTCCTTGTTGATGCAATGCATGATGTAGCTTCCCATGCTCACGGGATCAACAACGATACCATATTACGTACCAAGCTTCAAGAGTTTGGTCGGATGACACAAATGCAAGATCCTCCATTATTACGTCTCGAGAACGAATCGTATCAATTTTGCCTTACATTCTTGCACAATCTGATATTAGATAGGCCTCCAAGTTTTGAGGAAGCAGAAATAAAGTCCCATCTTGTTGGTCTTTGCCAAGAGGTTTTACTGTTTTATATCGAAAGCGCATGCTCAGGACAGACTTCCGTAACATCCGCCGATGGCCAAACCCAATGGATGATTCCTTTAGGTTCTGGGAAACGAAAAGAACTGGCCGCACGTGCACCTCTTGTCGTAGTGACTCTACAGACCATATGCAGCCTCGGAGACACTTTGTTCGAGAAGAACTTAGCTAAGTTCTTCCCTCTTCTTTCGAACTTGATAAGTTGTGAACATGGTTCAAATGAAGTCCAGGCAGCTCTTAGTGATATGCTCAACTCCTCAGTTGGTCCACTTTTGCTTCAATCCTGTTGA